The proteins below come from a single Kryptolebias marmoratus isolate JLee-2015 linkage group LG12, ASM164957v2, whole genome shotgun sequence genomic window:
- the cdr2a gene encoding cerebellar degeneration-related protein 2 has translation MLTDGILEEEFEKNEEPWYNQRDLEDDLHLAAELGKSLLERNHELEQALQQMYSTNQDQLQEIEYLSKQLELLRQMNDQHTKVYEQLDVAARDLEQSNQRLVQDNRLAQHKIHSLTETIDGLQTFMEDLQTQIEELKSAQAERNKRELAEQRRSLGAQSVSCLRELYDLQQDRYPAQDDGLWSPQSFLCDRDRHVDPEQENQALQRSVQTLQRQIVAESYRREAAEREAEFTSRENRSLEQRLALLVGCRARQKELEEEVEQLRVLWRAECSNSVRRPDRLLLPETVFFASEERQSETEETPERSEECSTHSRQRRNSDSVLKATNTDEIRRGHEQLCIRRAEAVKQRGISLLNEVDAQYSALQVKYNELLRRCQQATDELSHKAVQTSSGPPTNAWVRRHLSNSAPFSDLMSIPENGPQPEYKLLFKEIFTCIQKTKEDLSENRRPVSDGDSCSSDK, from the exons ATGTTGACTGACGGGATTTTGGAGGAAGAGTTTGAGAAGAATGAGGAGCCTTGGTACAACCAGCGGGACCTCGAAGACG ATCTCCATTTGGCAGCGGAGCTCGGGAAAAGCCTCCTCGAGAGGAACCATGAGCTGGAGCAGGCCCTGCAGCAGATGTACTCCACCAACCAGGACCAGCTGCAGGAGATAGAG TACCTGAGCAAACAGTTGGAGCTGCTGCGTCAGATGAACGACCAGCACACCAAGGTGTACGAGCAGCTGGACGTGGCCGCCAGGGACCTGGAGCAAAGCAACCAGAGGCTGGTCCAGGACAACCGCCTGGCCCAACACAAGATCCACAG TTTAACAGAGACTATCGATGGGCTTCAGACCTTCATGGAGGACCTGCAGACCCAGATCGAGGAGCTGAAGTCTGCGCAGGCGGAGCGGAACAAGAGGGAGCTGGCGGAGCAGCGGCGCAGCCTCGGAGCACAGAGCGTGTCCTGCCTCAGAGAGCTGTATGACCTACAGCAGGACAG GTATCCGGCTCAGGATGACGGACTCTGGTCGCCTCAGAGCTTCCTCTGTGACAGAGACAGGCACGTCGACCCGGAACAGGAGAACCAAGCTCTGCAGCGCTCCGTCCAAACTCTTCAGAGACAGATCGTAGCTGAAAGTTACCGCCGGGAGGCTGCGGAGCGAGAGGCTGAGTTCACATCCAGGGAGAACAGGAGTCTGGAGCAGCGGCTGGCCCTGCTGGTGGGCTGCCGGGCCCggcagaaggagctggaggaggaagtggagcagCTGCGAGTTCTGTGGCGTGCTGAGTGCTCCAACAG TGTCAGAAGACCCGACCGACTGCTGTTGcctgaaacagtatttttcgCCTCAGAGGAAAGGCAGAGTGAGACAGAGGAGACACCTGAAAGGTCTGAGGAGTGCAGCACACACAGCCGACAGAGGCGTAATAGCGACAGTGTCTTAAAAGCGACAAACACAGATGAAATTCGCCGTGGTCATGAGCAGCTGTGCATCAGACGGGCGGAGGCCGTGAAACAGAGAGGCATCTCTCTGCTCAACGAGGTGGACGCTCAGTACAGTGCACTGCAG GTAAAGTATAACGAGCTGCTGCGGCGATGCCAGCAGGCCACAGATGAGCTCAGTCATAAGGCCGTCCAGACTTCCAGCGGTCCTCCTACCAATGCCTGGGTGCGCCGCCACCTCTCTAACTCAGCTCCGTTCTCTGATCTGATGAGCATTCCTGAAAATGGCCCGCAGCCCGAGTACAAGCTCCTCTTCAAGGAGATCTTCACCTGCATCCAAAAGACTAAAGAGGACCTGAGTGAGAACAGGCGTCCTGTCAGCGACGGCGATTCCTGCAGTTCTGACAAATGA
- the sdr42e2 gene encoding putative short-chain dehydrogenase/reductase family 42E member 2: MEVYSSNMSESGASVCQVKQLPCHSVPFLRLQAGAHHPQHLPSVTRKSLVNNSPPAGASSAVRHRGSTATAGTCSNPECAASRLVEEVAAGARGSSKGKVVVTGGAGYFGFTLGKELASEGLLVILMDLNRPPNEIPDGAVFYQSDIRDYSSLYKVCEGVDCIFHTASYGMSGPEQLRKELIESINIGGTSNIINVCKERGIPRLVYTSTINVVFDGKPIVNGDEASASYVPSGLHIDHYSRTKTVAEKMVLTANGSSLKDGGVLRTCALRPCGIYGPEERRHFDRTMKNVARGLLSFRCGDPEARMNWVHVDNLVLAHRLAAEALTQKRSCVASGQAYFINDGKAVNLFEWMAPVFEKLSQSQPSITLPISLIYSAAILVEYLHLILRPVIKVPLPFTRCEIRHISVTHTFKIDKARQELGYCPKSYNLADAFDHYFKTHVAPHSSSLSTSMSLTSQLLRYLILLLLMGLSLLLLVFSGIL; encoded by the exons ATGGAGGTGTACAGTTCAAACATGAGTGAAAGCGGGGCCTCTGTGTGCCAGGTGAAGCAGCTTCCCTGCCACAGCGTCCCCTTTCTCCGCCTGCAGGCAGGCGCACACCACCCTCAACACCTCCCCTCTGTCACCCGCAAGTCGTTGGTGAACAATTCACCTCCAGCTGGGGCCTCCTCGGCCGTACGCCACAGGGGCAGCACAGCCACCGCAGGAACCTGCAGCAACCCGGAGTGCGCCGCCTCCAGGCTGGTGGAGGAGGTGGCGGCGGGGGCCCGGGGCTCCTCCAAGGGGAAGGTGGTGGTGACAGGAGGAGCAGGGTACTTCGGCTTCACTCTGGGGAAGGAGCTGGCCAGTGAGGGGTTGTTGGTGATCCTCATGGACTTGAACAGACCTCCAAACGAGATTCCTGATGGAGCAGTCTTCTATCAG AGTGACATTCGGGATTACTCTTCCCTCTATAAAGTGTGTGAAGGGGTGGACTGCATTTTCCACACAGCCTCCTACGGCATGTCCGGACCAGAGCAG CTGAGGAAGGAGCTGATTGAGTCGATCAACATCGGAGGGACCAGTAATATCATAAATG TGTGTAAGGAGAGAGGCATCCCCAGACTGGTCTACACCAGCACCATCAACGTCGTGTTTGATGGGAAACCCATCGTGAACGGCGATGAGGCTTCAGCGTCATACGTGCCCAGTGGTTTG CACATCGACCACTACTCCAGGACTAAAACGGTCGCAGAGAAGATGGTCCTGACGGCCAACGGGTCCTCGCTGAAAG ATGGAGGCGTCCTGAGGACGTGCGCCCTGCGGCCCTGCGGCATCTATGGGCCGGAGGAGAGGAGGCATTTTGACAGAACGATG AAAAACGTGGCTCGTGGCTTATTGAGCTTCAGGTGCGGAGACCCAGAGGCCAGGATGAACTGGGTCCATGTGGATAATCTGGTTCTGGCCCACAGGCTGGCAGCTGAGGCTCTCACGCAGAAGAGGAGCTGCGTCGCA AGCGGTCAGGCTTATTTCATCAATGATGGCAAAGCAGTCAACCTGTTTGAGTGGATGGCACCTGTG TTTGAAAAGCTCAGCCAAAGCCAACCGTCCATAACTTTGCCGATTTCACTCATCTATTCAGCAG CCATCCTGGTGGAATATTTACACTTGATTCTGCGACCAGTGATAAAAGTGCCTCTGCCTTTTACCAGATGTGAG ATTAGACACATCTCCGTGACTCACACCTTCAAAATAGACAAAGCCCGTCAAGAGCTGGGTTACTGCCCGAAGAGCTACAACCTGGCAGATGCTTTTGACCACTACTTTAAGACCCATGTGGCGCCTCACTCCAGCTCATTGTCCACCAGCATGTCCTTGACCTCCCAGCTGCTCAGATACCTCATCCTTCTGCTGCTGATGGGCCTCAGTCTGCTGCTACTCGTGTTTTCTGGCATACTCTAG